The segment TTATTCCGCAAAGCGGATGTCTTTGATGCGTAGCTGCAATGTCACGTTTCCTCTGAAAACGTTCTCTTCAATGCAGTAACACACATCAAATGGAATGCCTTTCTGAATGCGTGGATAATACTCGGCCATGCCAAAGGCGATGGCATCAAAGAAAGTTTCGCCGTCCTGGGTGAGGCGAAGTTTCAGGTGGGCATCTCCTACCACCCGTGCTGAACCGGTGTCATACACACAAGTGCTCATGAATACTGGTGCCATGTTGCCGGGGCCAAACGGTTCCATCTGCTTCAGTATATTGAAAAACCCGGGTCTTATCTGGTGCAGTTCCAGTGGCATGTCAATCTCCACCATGGGTACCAGCTGTTCTTCCAGAATGGTATTGGTCACGATTTGCTCAAAACGCTCCCTAAACGCTGGCACGTTTTCCACAGGCAAGGTAAGCCCGGCAGCATACATGTGCCCGCCAAACTGGTCCAGTAAATCTGAGCACGCCAGAATGGCCTGGTGCACGTCAAACCCATGCACCGAGCGGGCAGAACCCGTGGCTTTCCCGTTAGACTCTGTAAGGATGATGGTAGGCCGGTAGTATTTCTCAATGCAGCGCGAAGCCACGATGCCTACCACTCCTTTGTGCCAGCTCTCTTTGAACAAGACGGTTGAGCGGGCACTGCGCAGGAAGTCATCGTCCTCAATCATCTGCAGTGCCTCTTTGGTGATGCTGGTGTCATGCCCGCGTCGCTCTGAATTGGAGACGTTGATCTTCTGCACCATGTCAAAGGCTTCTTCCTTCGTCTTGGCCAGGAGCATGGCCACGGAGCGTTTGGCATCGCCCATACGGCCAGCAGCATTGATACGCGGTGCAAACCCGAAGACAATTTGGGTAATGTCTA is part of the Rufibacter tibetensis genome and harbors:
- the recJ gene encoding single-stranded-DNA-specific exonuclease RecJ is translated as MQKRWVIKEAPDAAKVQHIATSLNMSLTLASVLCQRDICTFDEAKAFFRPSLQELHDPFLLKDMDKAVNRLIEALHQQERILIYGDYDVDGTTSVALVYGFLQTYFEDRIEYYIPDRYSEGYGISFQGIDWAQENGYSLIISLDCGVKSIDKIAYANTKGIDFIICDHHLPDDELPQAIAVLDAKRADCPYPYKELAGCGVGFKFMQAFCLQMGLDEEPLFQLLDLVVVSIAADIVPITGENRILAYHGLQRLNNGVLRPGLQALKELADLRSELDITQIVFGFAPRINAAGRMGDAKRSVAMLLAKTKEEAFDMVQKINVSNSERRGHDTSITKEALQMIEDDDFLRSARSTVLFKESWHKGVVGIVASRCIEKYYRPTIILTESNGKATGSARSVHGFDVHQAILACSDLLDQFGGHMYAAGLTLPVENVPAFRERFEQIVTNTILEEQLVPMVEIDMPLELHQIRPGFFNILKQMEPFGPGNMAPVFMSTCVYDTGSARVVGDAHLKLRLTQDGETFFDAIAFGMAEYYPRIQKGIPFDVCYCIEENVFRGNVTLQLRIKDIRFAE